The nucleotide sequence CCATTAGATACCTCTCCAGTAAGAACCCCAAGGGGATGCGGAAGCTTTCGCTGTTTCACCAGCGCCCCCGCGAAGTTGCAACAATGCACCCGCCGCCACGGTTTTTTCAATCTCTGTCAAAGCCGGTTCTTTCAATGATTCACTGAAGTAAGTTTCAATAAATCGGGTCGTCATCGTGCCCATGACGAATTCTTTGTGAGAAAGAATTTCGATCAGGTACGGGATGTTCGTGTGAACACCAAACACCACAGAATCCTTCAATACGCGGATCATTTTCTGAATCGCACGCGGGCGGTTTTCATCCCACACGATCACTTTTGCGATCATCGGGTCATAATACGGGGTGATGGTGTCGCCGGAATCAAAGCCGTACTCATAACGGCGTCCCGGGCCTTCTGGCCATTCCACATGACCCAAAAGGCCTGTGGAAGGAACGCCACCCATAAATGGATTTTCAGCATAGATACGGCATTCGATGGAATGACCCTTCGGTGCGCGGATCTGTTTGTTGTCGTGAACGAAATCACCTTGCGCAGTCAGGATCTGCATTTTCACCAGATCCACACCCAGAACTTCTTCCGTCACCGGGTGTTCTACCTGCAAACGTGTGTTCACTTCCAAAAGATAGAACTCCCCGTCTTGCAGCAGGAATTCCACTGTGCCTGCCCCTTTGTACTTGCCCATGGTGGCAATCGCACAAGCAGCTTCACCCATACGGCGGCGCAGATCATCGGTCAAAGAAGGCGATGTGGCCTCTTCGATGATTTTCTGGTGACGGCGTTGAACAGAACATTCACGGTCAAAGAAATGCTGTACATTCCCAGTGCTGTCACCGAAGACCTGGAATTCAATGTGTTTGGCGCGATCCAGATATTTTTCCAGGAAAACTTTCGGAGAACCAAACGCCGACTGGGCTTCACGCTGAGCTGATTCAATCAGCTCGTGCGCTTCCGCGGAAGACTTCAAAAGTTTCATCCCGCGGCCACCACCACCAGCAGCGGCTTTCACGATCACCGGATAGCCGATTTTTTCAGCCTGCATGATCAGATGAGCC is from Bdellovibrio bacteriovorus str. Tiberius and encodes:
- a CDS encoding acetyl-CoA carboxylase biotin carboxylase subunit, which codes for MKKFTRIAIANRGEVAVRIIKACEEMGIETVLLHSEADINTRAYRMATKTICVGPAATAESYLNIPANINGALAGGAQAVHPGFGFLSENADFAEAVNKAGLTFIGPSPEAIRALGDKVHCKELAKQAGLPLVPGYQGENQDVAHLIMQAEKIGYPVIVKAAAGGGGRGMKLLKSSAEAHELIESAQREAQSAFGSPKVFLEKYLDRAKHIEFQVFGDSTGNVQHFFDRECSVQRRHQKIIEEATSPSLTDDLRRRMGEAACAIATMGKYKGAGTVEFLLQDGEFYLLEVNTRLQVEHPVTEEVLGVDLVKMQILTAQGDFVHDNKQIRAPKGHSIECRIYAENPFMGGVPSTGLLGHVEWPEGPGRRYEYGFDSGDTITPYYDPMIAKVIVWDENRPRAIQKMIRVLKDSVVFGVHTNIPYLIEILSHKEFVMGTMTTRFIETYFSESLKEPALTEIEKTVAAGALLQLRGGAGETAKASASPWGSYWRGI